DNA from Thermococcus sp.:
GGGCAACAAAGTCCTTGTCCTTCTTGAAGCCGAGCCTCCTCATCTCGCGCTCGACGTCATTCGCTATAGCCGTTATCTCCTTGTCGTTCTCTATTCCGGCCCAGATTACGCGAACGTAGTTCGGGTTCGGGAAGACTCCTATACCTTTAACGCGAACGCGGTGCTTTTTGTGCCTCCTCGCTATCTCCGCGAGGGCCTTCTTGACCTCCTCCGCTAAAGCTTCGTCAATTTCGCCGAGGAACTTAAGCGTGACATGGAGGTTTTCGGACTCGACGAACTTTATCTTGGCAGACTTGTTACCTACCCTCTCCTGGGCCTTTATGAGGTTGTCGCGGACTTCGTCGCTAACCTCAATTGCTATGAACGCCCTCATACCACCACCGAGGAAAGTTGGGGGAGGGGGTTAAAGGGATTTCGAATTCTTGAAAATGAACTCTTCACCCTCCTAAGAGCCACATCAGGATGAACGTTATTACTCCGATTTCCCACATGGTATCCAGTGGTAGCCCTTCCAAACGTTTTGACTTTGTGTGCTTTAGGACAAATACAATTAAAATAAAAGAAAGATTAGGAAATCCAAAATTGTCCTGTAGTTCATTTTCCCACCTCTGGCTTAACTTTCGTTTTGGAGTCAAGGAAAAATTAATAATGGCGGTAACTGAGCCATAAACCAAAAAGAATCGCCCCAAAAAACAAG
Protein-coding regions in this window:
- the thpR gene encoding RNA 2',3'-cyclic phosphodiesterase — translated: MRAFIAIEVSDEVRDNLIKAQERVGNKSAKIKFVESENLHVTLKFLGEIDEALAEEVKKALAEIARRHKKHRVRVKGIGVFPNPNYVRVIWAGIENDKEITAIANDVEREMRRLGFKKDKDFVAHITIGRVKFVRDKVKLAMALKDLANEDFGEFDVEAVDLKKSTLTPKGPIYETVARFELAE